The Streptomyces achromogenes genome window below encodes:
- a CDS encoding aspartate aminotransferase family protein, translating to MRSTPTRAYVQEALVGYAERLLATFPEELSKLSIACSGSEANDLAVRVARFHTGGEGIIVTRWAYHGLTREVASFSPTLGAGSPLGPNVRFIDAPDPRLVAPGSTLAEHMQQQVRAAIDDLQRHGYRLAALITDCAYSSDGIFTDPVGYMQAVVAEVHAAGGVYIADEVQSGFARLGESMWGFTRHGVVPDIVTMGKPMGNGIPISGVVFRPEVSDEFGRNVRYFNTFGGSSIPVAAGAAVLDVLEKENVQQRVLESGNALRAGLREITKDSPYVAEVRGAGLFVGVEIVKDRGTLEPDRALTDKVINDMRHRRVLLSGTGPSANTLKIRPPLAFDSADVTRFLETFAEVAKNRL from the coding sequence CTGCGGTCAACACCAACACGCGCCTACGTCCAGGAGGCCCTGGTCGGCTACGCGGAGCGGCTTCTGGCGACCTTCCCCGAGGAGCTGTCGAAGCTGAGCATCGCGTGCAGCGGGTCGGAGGCGAACGACCTGGCGGTGCGGGTGGCCCGGTTCCACACGGGCGGCGAGGGCATCATCGTCACCCGCTGGGCCTACCACGGCCTCACCCGGGAGGTGGCGAGCTTCTCGCCGACCCTGGGCGCAGGCTCACCGCTGGGCCCGAACGTCCGATTCATCGATGCTCCTGACCCGCGCCTCGTCGCGCCCGGATCCACGCTCGCCGAGCACATGCAGCAGCAGGTGCGCGCCGCGATCGACGACCTTCAGCGCCACGGCTACCGGCTGGCCGCGCTGATCACCGACTGCGCCTACTCCAGCGACGGCATCTTCACGGATCCCGTCGGATACATGCAGGCCGTAGTGGCGGAGGTACACGCGGCCGGCGGCGTCTACATCGCGGACGAGGTGCAGTCGGGGTTCGCCCGGCTCGGGGAGTCGATGTGGGGCTTCACCCGCCACGGCGTGGTGCCGGACATCGTCACCATGGGCAAGCCGATGGGCAACGGTATTCCGATCTCGGGTGTGGTCTTCCGCCCCGAGGTCAGCGACGAGTTCGGGCGCAACGTCCGCTACTTCAACACCTTCGGCGGCAGCTCGATCCCGGTGGCAGCCGGCGCCGCGGTGCTGGACGTCCTGGAGAAGGAGAATGTGCAGCAGCGTGTCCTGGAGAGCGGCAACGCTCTGCGCGCCGGGCTGAGGGAGATCACTAAAGACTCCCCCTACGTCGCCGAAGTCCGCGGTGCCGGCCTGTTCGTGGGCGTGGAGATCGTGAAGGACCGGGGGACCCTCGAGCCGGACCGCGCGCTGACCGACAAGGTCATCAACGACATGCGACACCGCCGGGTTCTCCTCAGCGGCACGGGCCCCTCGGCGAACACCCTGAAGATCCGCCCTCCGCTGGCCTTCGACTCCGCCGATGTGACCCGATTCCTGGAGACCTTTGCCGAGGTCGCGAAAAACCGTCTGTAG
- a CDS encoding SDR family oxidoreductase: MSSATGSKVVVTGATGNVGTSVVRLLSEDPDVASVRGLSRRIPEWSPRKTEWTAVDLASDRADLAAAFVDADAVVHLAWAFQPTHDPAATWRTNVLGSIRVFEAVAAARVPVLVHASSVGAYSPGPKDHAVDESWPTHGWPDAAYCREKAYLERTLDTFERDNPGIRVVRMRPAFLFKRQSASEQRRIFGGRFLPGPAARPELLPFLPDIPGLRIQALHTDDAAEAYRLALRTEVRGPFNLAAEPALDAELLGEMFDARPVRLPRTAARSAIAAAWGLRLLPASPHLFDAVLRLPLMDCTRARVELGWHPQHTAPEVLEEFLLGLRAGEGEATEPMRGRKVG; the protein is encoded by the coding sequence GTGAGCAGCGCAACGGGCAGCAAGGTTGTCGTCACGGGCGCCACCGGAAATGTCGGCACGAGCGTGGTGCGGCTTCTGTCGGAGGACCCGGACGTGGCCTCGGTAAGGGGTCTGTCCCGGCGGATCCCGGAATGGTCGCCGCGGAAGACCGAGTGGACGGCCGTCGATCTGGCCTCGGACCGGGCCGATCTCGCCGCCGCCTTCGTCGACGCGGACGCGGTCGTGCACCTGGCCTGGGCGTTCCAGCCCACACACGATCCGGCGGCGACCTGGCGTACGAACGTCCTGGGCAGCATCCGGGTCTTCGAGGCCGTGGCCGCCGCGCGGGTGCCCGTCCTCGTGCACGCGTCCTCGGTGGGCGCGTACTCGCCGGGACCGAAAGACCACGCGGTGGACGAGTCCTGGCCCACGCACGGCTGGCCGGACGCCGCCTACTGCCGGGAGAAGGCCTACCTCGAACGGACCCTGGACACCTTCGAGCGGGACAATCCCGGGATCCGGGTGGTGCGGATGCGGCCGGCGTTCCTGTTCAAGCGGCAGTCGGCGAGCGAGCAGCGGCGCATCTTCGGCGGCCGGTTCCTGCCCGGCCCGGCCGCCCGCCCCGAACTACTGCCGTTCCTACCGGACATTCCGGGACTGCGCATCCAGGCACTGCACACCGACGACGCGGCCGAGGCGTACCGGCTCGCGCTGCGTACCGAGGTGCGCGGCCCCTTCAACCTGGCCGCCGAGCCGGCCCTCGACGCGGAGCTGCTCGGCGAGATGTTCGACGCCCGCCCGGTGCGCCTGCCCCGGACGGCGGCCCGATCGGCGATTGCCGCCGCCTGGGGTCTGCGCCTCCTCCCGGCCTCCCCGCACCTCTTCGACGCGGTGCTCAGGCTCCCTCTGATGGACTGCACGCGCGCCCGCGTTGAGCTGGGTTGGCATCCACAGCACACGGCACCGGAGGTGCTGGAGGAGTTCCTCCTGGGACTGCGGGCCGGTGAGGGCGAGGCCACCGAGCCGATGCGGGGGCGCAAGGTGGGCTGA
- a CDS encoding amino acid ABC transporter ATP-binding protein, which yields MNADGTIVARKLCKSFGRHQVLRDIDLTVAAGEISCIIGPSGSGKSTLLRCINGLETVDRGVLKVNGEDFGYVEKDDAYHAVRPQRLAEQRARIGMVFQQFNLFPNMTAESNVMSGPVLVQKKDRAACRERAQELLAKVGLEGCGHKYPAQLSGGQQQRVAIARALAMDPTIMLFDEPTSALDPERVGEVLAVMRDLAGNGMTMLLVTHEMGFAREVADEVLFMDDGIAVERGDAREVLANPREKRTQAFLERVL from the coding sequence GTGAACGCCGACGGAACGATCGTCGCACGCAAGCTGTGCAAGAGCTTCGGACGCCACCAGGTCCTGCGCGACATCGACCTGACCGTCGCGGCCGGGGAGATCTCCTGCATCATCGGGCCGAGCGGATCGGGCAAATCGACACTGCTGCGCTGCATCAACGGGCTGGAGACCGTGGACCGCGGAGTCCTGAAGGTCAACGGAGAGGACTTCGGCTATGTCGAGAAGGACGACGCCTACCACGCCGTCCGCCCGCAACGGCTGGCCGAGCAGCGCGCCCGCATCGGCATGGTGTTCCAGCAGTTCAACCTGTTCCCGAACATGACCGCCGAGAGCAACGTCATGTCCGGACCGGTGCTGGTGCAGAAGAAGGACCGCGCCGCCTGCCGGGAACGGGCACAGGAGCTGCTGGCCAAGGTCGGCCTCGAGGGCTGCGGCCACAAGTACCCCGCCCAACTCTCCGGCGGTCAGCAGCAGCGCGTGGCCATCGCCCGCGCGCTCGCGATGGATCCCACCATCATGCTGTTCGACGAACCCACCAGCGCACTGGACCCCGAACGCGTGGGCGAAGTACTCGCCGTCATGCGCGACCTCGCCGGCAACGGAATGACCATGCTGCTCGTCACCCACGAGATGGGCTTCGCCCGCGAGGTCGCCGACGAGGTGCTGTTCATGGACGACGGCATCGCAGTCGAACGCGGCGACGCACGCGAGGTCCTGGCCAACCCCCGCGAGAAACGCACCCAGGCCTTCCTCGAAAGGGTGCTGTAG
- a CDS encoding phosphotransferase, whose protein sequence is MNTSPATNYAQRLLQESGLTSSHEPIDVMLVSIFLQERYRLTGRLGRLATEKDDTFRLRTDSSSYLVKVSPPDEAQAVVALQTAAMRYLESTAPHLPVQRVKLTTDGDDHVTIRLNDGRPRVLRVFDFAEGQILAEANPDAERLAKAGEMLGRVDVALRTFTHPADRRGLAWDIRHFHQLTELVEHTPNPEHRQLAEAVFRLFGENVVPRLSDLEAQVIHGDFSPYNVVVDPKSEHFITGVIDFGDTVRSAVIFDPAVPMANLLARTPLHPWREACAFVAGYQRTRPIKDSELPLLPIAALARLTLRALLTNWRAERAPERREYLLGHAKDDWINVEHALAVSLDDVIAQLR, encoded by the coding sequence GTGAACACCTCACCAGCTACGAACTATGCACAACGGCTCCTCCAAGAGAGCGGCCTGACGTCGTCCCACGAGCCCATCGACGTGATGCTGGTGAGCATTTTCCTCCAGGAGCGCTATCGCCTCACCGGGCGCTTGGGGCGACTGGCGACCGAGAAGGACGACACGTTCAGACTCAGGACCGACTCGAGCAGCTACCTCGTGAAGGTCTCACCGCCTGACGAGGCGCAGGCGGTTGTCGCCCTCCAAACCGCAGCGATGCGCTACCTCGAAAGCACCGCTCCGCACTTGCCCGTCCAGCGGGTGAAGCTGACCACCGACGGAGACGACCATGTCACGATCAGGCTGAACGACGGCAGACCTCGGGTCCTGCGAGTGTTCGACTTCGCCGAAGGCCAGATCCTGGCCGAGGCGAACCCGGACGCCGAGCGGCTCGCCAAGGCGGGCGAGATGCTGGGGCGAGTCGACGTGGCGCTCAGGACGTTCACACATCCGGCGGACCGACGCGGTCTGGCCTGGGACATCCGGCACTTCCACCAGCTGACCGAACTGGTCGAGCACACGCCGAACCCCGAGCACCGTCAGTTGGCTGAAGCGGTGTTCCGGCTCTTCGGCGAAAACGTCGTCCCGAGGCTGAGCGATCTCGAAGCACAGGTGATCCACGGGGACTTCAGCCCCTACAACGTCGTGGTGGATCCGAAGAGCGAACACTTCATCACCGGCGTCATCGACTTCGGCGACACGGTGCGCAGTGCGGTGATCTTCGACCCCGCTGTTCCCATGGCGAACCTGCTCGCCAGGACGCCGCTTCATCCCTGGCGAGAGGCCTGCGCTTTCGTCGCCGGCTACCAACGCACGCGGCCGATCAAGGACTCGGAACTTCCGCTGCTCCCGATTGCCGCACTGGCACGACTCACACTGCGCGCGCTCCTCACCAACTGGCGAGCGGAGCGCGCACCCGAACGGCGCGAGTATCTCCTCGGCCACGCCAAGGACGACTGGATCAATGTCGAACACGCCTTGGCCGTAAGCCTAGACGACGTCATCGCCCAACTCCGGTAA
- a CDS encoding SDR family NAD(P)-dependent oxidoreductase — MRLKNVAAMVTGASSGIGQAVSSHFRREGARLLLTGRKEQLDTAQPDDLYIPGDLNDEGFVEGLANQAAQSLGTVDVVVLNHGLQASSPLTEMPYDDAKNVLDSNLLSAFLVMKHFAPLMPPEGGSVVCVSSRLGMVGKPGEVLYSAAKGGLIMLAKGAAIEWAPRNIRVNVVAPGLTATPIIEAAIQRSPDPEAYRRERETQIPLQRLATPEEVADAVLFFASAESSYITGAVLPVDGGYTAF; from the coding sequence ATGAGACTCAAGAACGTCGCGGCCATGGTGACCGGTGCCAGCAGTGGCATCGGGCAGGCGGTGAGTTCTCACTTCCGCCGCGAGGGCGCGCGACTGTTGCTCACCGGCCGCAAGGAGCAACTCGACACCGCCCAGCCCGACGACCTGTACATCCCGGGAGACCTCAATGACGAGGGGTTCGTCGAGGGCCTGGCCAACCAGGCCGCCCAGTCCCTCGGCACCGTCGACGTCGTCGTCCTCAACCACGGCCTGCAGGCCAGCAGCCCGCTCACCGAGATGCCCTACGACGACGCGAAGAACGTGCTCGACAGCAATCTGCTCAGCGCGTTCCTGGTGATGAAGCACTTCGCGCCGCTGATGCCCCCCGAAGGAGGCTCAGTCGTCTGCGTAAGTTCACGGCTCGGCATGGTCGGCAAGCCCGGGGAAGTCCTGTACTCCGCCGCTAAGGGAGGCCTCATCATGCTCGCCAAGGGGGCGGCGATCGAATGGGCCCCGCGCAACATCCGCGTCAACGTCGTCGCTCCAGGCCTGACCGCCACCCCGATCATCGAAGCAGCGATCCAGCGCAGCCCCGACCCTGAGGCCTACCGCCGCGAGCGCGAGACCCAGATCCCGCTGCAACGCCTCGCCACCCCCGAAGAAGTCGCCGACGCGGTCCTCTTCTTCGCATCAGCAGAGTCGTCGTACATCACCGGAGCAGTCCTCCCCGTCGACGGCGGATACACCGCCTTCTGA
- a CDS encoding ABC transporter substrate-binding protein, translating to MRIRRHLSVPMVMAALALALAACGASGTPQNVGAKGTAQGGGSGSSAEHTDDISVGVKPDAKAVKLLPAAVKAEGKLSVAMDLTSPPTTFMASDNKTPIGFNPDMARLIAAKLGLKLQINNVKFDTIITGLQAGRYDFTASTMGATKDRLKVLDMVDYFKAGTGVSVPYGNPQKLGTHTLCGHRVGVTSGSTQELQWVPLLSKQDCTSKGKPAIEAVTLPSVNDALTQLVSKRLDAVMYDFTALGWAAEQQPKTFEVLKPMVTAKTVAVALKKDSPLTPAVQAAVQSIIDSPEYAEALGRWGFPDLGITTAAMAVPQD from the coding sequence ATGCGAATCAGAAGACACTTGAGCGTCCCCATGGTCATGGCCGCCCTGGCTCTCGCGCTCGCCGCGTGCGGGGCGAGCGGCACGCCGCAGAACGTGGGGGCCAAGGGCACGGCGCAAGGCGGAGGTTCCGGATCGTCGGCCGAGCACACCGACGACATCTCGGTGGGCGTGAAGCCGGATGCCAAGGCCGTGAAGCTGCTGCCCGCGGCGGTGAAGGCCGAGGGCAAGCTCTCGGTGGCCATGGACCTGACCAGCCCGCCCACCACGTTCATGGCGTCGGACAACAAGACCCCGATCGGGTTCAACCCGGACATGGCCCGGCTGATCGCCGCCAAGCTCGGCCTGAAGCTGCAGATCAACAACGTCAAGTTCGACACCATCATCACCGGACTGCAGGCCGGTCGGTACGACTTCACGGCCTCCACCATGGGCGCCACGAAGGACCGGCTGAAGGTGCTCGACATGGTCGACTACTTCAAGGCCGGGACCGGAGTCTCCGTCCCCTACGGGAACCCGCAGAAGCTGGGCACCCACACGCTGTGCGGGCACCGCGTCGGTGTCACGTCCGGCAGCACCCAGGAGCTGCAGTGGGTGCCGCTGCTGTCCAAGCAGGACTGTACGAGCAAGGGCAAGCCCGCCATCGAGGCGGTGACCCTGCCCAGCGTGAACGACGCTCTCACCCAGCTGGTCTCCAAGCGGCTCGACGCGGTGATGTACGACTTCACCGCGCTCGGGTGGGCGGCCGAGCAGCAGCCCAAGACGTTCGAGGTCCTCAAGCCCATGGTGACCGCCAAGACCGTGGCCGTCGCGCTGAAGAAGGACTCGCCGCTGACCCCCGCGGTGCAGGCTGCCGTCCAGTCGATCATCGACAGCCCCGAGTACGCCGAGGCTCTGGGCCGCTGGGGCTTCCCGGATCTCGGGATCACGACCGCGGCCATGGCCGTCCCGCAGGACTGA
- a CDS encoding amino acid ABC transporter permease — protein sequence MSTDLIGTKTRSRPVPELLPEDKKRITPKRPRDYVAWVVAIAIVAGLVWTAVTNENYRWPVVFSYFTTQTILDGLLVTLILTVASMALGTLLGLVLAVMRMSPQRPVSGLAQLYITFFRGTPVLVQLVFWFNIAALYPNLSVGIPFTGVSTPVNVNAIMTPMTAAVVGLTLNQAAYMSEIIRGGFASVSRGQHEAAESLGMSGFTKLRHVIIPQTMPAIIPATGNQVIGMLKETSLVSVLGVADLLNSAQAIYARNYQTIPLLIVASLWYLIMTLVLSVPQSMIERRFSRSTRARLTPAATAAEPGAGQPVPTTRESLL from the coding sequence ATGAGCACGGATCTGATCGGTACGAAGACCAGGAGCCGGCCGGTGCCCGAACTGCTGCCCGAAGACAAGAAGCGGATCACGCCGAAGCGTCCGCGCGACTACGTCGCCTGGGTGGTCGCGATCGCGATCGTCGCCGGTCTGGTGTGGACCGCGGTGACGAACGAGAACTATCGCTGGCCGGTGGTGTTCAGCTACTTCACCACGCAGACCATTCTCGACGGTCTGCTGGTCACGCTGATTCTGACCGTGGCGAGTATGGCCCTGGGCACGCTGCTGGGGCTGGTGCTGGCGGTGATGCGCATGTCGCCGCAGCGGCCCGTCTCCGGGCTGGCCCAGCTCTACATCACCTTCTTCCGCGGCACCCCGGTGCTGGTGCAGCTGGTCTTCTGGTTCAACATCGCGGCGCTCTACCCGAACCTGTCGGTCGGTATCCCGTTCACCGGCGTCTCCACGCCGGTGAACGTGAACGCGATCATGACCCCGATGACCGCGGCCGTCGTGGGGCTCACCCTGAACCAGGCCGCGTACATGTCGGAGATCATCCGCGGCGGGTTCGCGTCGGTCAGCCGCGGACAGCACGAGGCCGCGGAGTCCCTGGGCATGTCGGGGTTCACCAAGCTCCGCCATGTGATCATCCCGCAGACCATGCCGGCGATCATTCCGGCCACCGGCAACCAGGTGATCGGCATGCTCAAGGAGACCTCGCTGGTGAGCGTGCTCGGCGTCGCCGACCTGCTGAACAGCGCACAGGCCATCTACGCCCGCAACTACCAGACGATTCCGCTGCTGATCGTGGCCAGCCTCTGGTACCTGATCATGACGCTGGTGCTGAGCGTGCCCCAGTCCATGATCGAGCGCCGTTTCTCCCGCTCGACCCGGGCGCGGCTGACCCCGGCCGCCACCGCGGCCGAGCCCGGAGCCGGACAGCCAGTTCCCACCACGAGGGAGTCCCTGCTGTGA
- a CDS encoding RidA family protein, whose translation MASVAQTGSASGRLQALGLTLPELRENPYYAHHRSVDSSIYVSGQLPYKEGWLLGQGVVGRDVELETAQELARHAALNALAAAVQAVGDLDRVRIVQMLVFVASTPDFGMQSQVANAASELLIEVLGENGRHARTAIGVAGLPLNSPVEIQMVCTAV comes from the coding sequence GTGGCCTCGGTAGCACAGACCGGCTCGGCTTCCGGTCGGCTCCAGGCCTTGGGTCTGACCCTTCCCGAGCTCCGTGAGAATCCGTACTACGCGCACCACCGCAGTGTGGATTCGAGCATCTACGTTTCGGGTCAACTTCCTTACAAGGAAGGTTGGTTGCTGGGCCAGGGCGTCGTCGGGCGGGACGTGGAGCTGGAGACCGCGCAGGAGCTCGCACGCCATGCCGCGCTCAACGCGCTCGCCGCCGCAGTGCAGGCGGTCGGCGACCTGGACCGGGTCCGGATCGTGCAGATGCTGGTCTTCGTGGCCAGCACGCCGGACTTCGGTATGCAGTCACAGGTCGCCAACGCGGCCAGTGAACTGCTCATCGAGGTACTGGGCGAGAACGGCCGGCACGCCCGCACCGCTATCGGCGTCGCCGGGCTACCGCTCAACAGTCCGGTCGAGATCCAGATGGTCTGCACCGCGGTGTAG
- a CDS encoding alanine racemase, translating into MNRLQRALDALVERVDTPAPIVLVDVMQDNIDRMQGFAARHNLDVRPHVKTHKCVEIGRRQIEAGAVGITAGNVGEAEVFAGAGFDDIFLAYPVWPSGTKGARIRRLAESVRLRVGVDNVAAIEALADAIGDEPDRLQVVVEVDCGARRSGAPPEAAGDLALAARKRGLVPVGVFTYPGHGSSGPDARERAARDQDAALTTAVRSLDGVGITAEVVSAGSTPTVEFSTSSVITEIRPGEYVFGDLNNARLGACTDDQIALFVAATVVSDWVPEQVILDTGTKALSREGSIERGYGRVAGTAAVLSKLNEYHGFLALPAGGFRPRVGTVVPVVPNHVCPVVVNFEELIVTDSAGTSLQRWPVDARGFLS; encoded by the coding sequence GTGAACCGGCTCCAGCGAGCACTCGACGCCCTGGTCGAGCGGGTCGACACCCCCGCGCCGATCGTGCTGGTCGATGTCATGCAGGACAACATTGACCGCATGCAGGGCTTCGCCGCCCGGCACAACCTCGATGTCAGGCCTCACGTCAAGACGCACAAGTGCGTGGAAATCGGCCGGCGGCAGATCGAAGCCGGGGCGGTCGGAATCACCGCGGGCAACGTTGGTGAGGCCGAGGTCTTCGCCGGGGCCGGATTCGACGACATCTTCCTCGCCTACCCGGTCTGGCCCTCGGGAACGAAGGGGGCCCGGATCCGCCGACTCGCCGAGTCCGTGCGGCTGCGGGTCGGCGTGGACAACGTCGCGGCGATCGAGGCCCTCGCCGACGCGATAGGCGACGAACCGGACCGGCTGCAGGTCGTGGTCGAGGTCGACTGTGGTGCCCGTCGTTCCGGAGCACCGCCCGAGGCAGCGGGCGACCTCGCGCTCGCCGCCCGCAAGCGCGGCCTGGTGCCGGTGGGCGTCTTCACCTATCCAGGTCACGGCAGCTCCGGCCCGGACGCTCGCGAGCGCGCCGCGCGGGACCAGGATGCCGCGCTCACCACCGCGGTACGCAGCCTCGACGGCGTCGGGATCACCGCCGAAGTGGTCAGCGCCGGCTCCACACCCACCGTCGAGTTCTCCACCAGCAGCGTCATCACCGAAATCCGTCCCGGCGAGTACGTCTTCGGGGACCTGAACAACGCGCGGCTCGGCGCCTGCACGGACGATCAGATCGCGCTGTTCGTCGCCGCCACCGTGGTCAGCGACTGGGTGCCCGAGCAGGTCATCCTCGACACGGGCACCAAGGCCCTCAGCCGCGAAGGCAGCATCGAGCGCGGCTACGGCCGGGTCGCCGGCACGGCGGCCGTTCTGTCCAAGCTCAACGAGTACCACGGATTCCTCGCGCTGCCCGCGGGCGGGTTCCGCCCCAGGGTCGGCACCGTGGTGCCGGTGGTGCCGAACCACGTCTGTCCGGTTGTCGTCAATTTTGAGGAGTTGATCGTCACCGACAGCGCCGGCACGTCGCTGCAGCGGTGGCCGGTCGACGCCCGCGGCTTCCTCAGCTGA
- a CDS encoding ROK family protein, producing MTTNPTSRDYNKASVLDAVLSHAPLTRNKLTELTGLSRATVFRAVEELWADGFLVDCGIDEVTGRGRRSTYLDLSGTAGHVAGVSFGVQTTGVLVADLRGREIQQVTVPTADHQEVADAARWLVDLIAQAAESAQGPLRQIVVAVPGRVRGGTEIFGPAESMKIFAGSDLHRAIEDLVDAPVLLDSDANAALLGILTDDATIANAALFSLSTILNFAQCTDHELARGSTPTFGDIGALSSGVGNEILDELLSTRGLLRFARKRGLDLERVEDLWLQPRADAPHAEVLQAFTTATVTAVSVVAVTLDPESVYFVGRLRPLVDLVLPQVRGRLDQILPAVPEIRTGPHLIGLSTAQGAVYACLTIAQKRLRDAVLGARHQSRLTERSTPAF from the coding sequence GTGACCACCAACCCGACTTCCCGCGACTACAACAAGGCGTCAGTCCTGGACGCGGTCCTCTCCCACGCGCCCTTGACGCGTAACAAGCTCACCGAGCTGACAGGCCTGAGCAGGGCCACGGTCTTCAGAGCGGTGGAGGAGCTCTGGGCCGACGGCTTCCTCGTCGACTGCGGGATCGACGAGGTCACCGGCCGCGGCCGCCGGTCCACCTATTTGGACCTGTCCGGCACAGCCGGCCACGTCGCCGGTGTCAGCTTCGGCGTACAGACCACCGGTGTGCTGGTGGCTGACCTCAGGGGCCGCGAGATCCAGCAGGTAACGGTTCCCACCGCCGATCACCAGGAGGTCGCGGACGCCGCACGATGGCTGGTCGACCTGATCGCGCAGGCCGCGGAGTCCGCGCAGGGCCCCCTGCGGCAGATCGTCGTCGCAGTGCCCGGGCGGGTCCGGGGCGGCACGGAGATCTTCGGCCCCGCGGAGTCGATGAAGATCTTCGCGGGCTCCGATCTCCACCGAGCCATCGAAGACCTGGTGGACGCCCCTGTGCTCCTCGACAGCGACGCGAACGCGGCCCTGCTCGGGATCCTCACCGACGACGCCACCATCGCCAACGCCGCGCTCTTCAGCCTCAGCACCATATTGAACTTCGCCCAATGCACAGATCACGAGCTCGCCCGTGGGAGCACACCCACCTTCGGCGACATCGGGGCACTCTCCTCCGGAGTCGGCAATGAGATCCTCGACGAACTGCTGAGCACGAGAGGTCTCCTTCGGTTCGCCCGCAAACGGGGGCTCGACCTGGAGCGCGTTGAGGACCTCTGGCTGCAACCGCGCGCCGACGCGCCGCACGCCGAGGTGCTTCAGGCGTTCACCACGGCGACCGTGACCGCTGTCAGTGTCGTCGCCGTGACGCTGGACCCGGAGTCGGTCTACTTCGTGGGCCGGTTGCGTCCACTCGTCGACCTCGTGCTCCCCCAGGTGCGCGGGCGGCTCGACCAGATCCTTCCGGCGGTGCCGGAGATCAGGACGGGTCCCCATCTGATCGGTCTGTCGACGGCCCAGGGAGCGGTCTACGCGTGCCTGACGATCGCGCAGAAACGACTGAGAGACGCCGTGCTCGGAGCACGGCATCAGAGCCGGCTCACGGAGCGATCCACACCCGCCTTCTGA
- a CDS encoding FAD-dependent oxidoreductase — MSVDVAIFGAGRTGPSAARHLARKSADVHGVVTGTVGLRHLWAQRRHGHPGHVDRLPGNDLPLRLRHSEGMPAGAHDAVDALQRLVKEENVDCGFARTGELNLAPKPAHFDWRAWTRRSWPPPAPAGAGTRSPACLRGAPGCRPTWPA; from the coding sequence GTGAGTGTCGACGTGGCGATCTTCGGGGCCGGCCGGACCGGCCCCTCGGCGGCACGTCACCTGGCACGGAAGAGCGCCGACGTCCATGGCGTCGTGACGGGGACGGTCGGCCTTCGCCACCTCTGGGCGCAACGGCGGCATGGCCACCCTGGGCATGTCGATCGGCTTCCGGGAAATGATCTCCCGCTACGACTTCGACACAGCGAAGGCATGCCTGCGGGCGCCCACGACGCGGTCGACGCCCTCCAGAGACTCGTCAAGGAAGAGAACGTCGACTGCGGCTTCGCCCGCACGGGCGAGCTGAACCTGGCGCCTAAGCCCGCCCACTTCGACTGGAGGGCATGGACGAGGCGATCGTGGCCACCACCGGCGCCCGCCGGGGCGGGGACTCGGTCACCGGCCTGCCTGCGGGGAGCGCCTGGCTGTAGGCCGACATGGCCAGCCTGA